The genomic DNA TGGATCTTCTCGAAGACGTTTTTGGAGGGCTGGTACTCCAGGATGACGATGCGCCCCGAGTCGCTGCCCACCACGATGTAGTCCTTGGTGCCTCCCGTCAGGCGGAAGGCCATGAGCGAGCGGATGACCCCAAAAACCTCCACGGTCAGCAGCGTGTGCACCTTCCCCGTGTTGGGGTCCGGGCGCAGCAGCTCCAGGATCTTGCCCCGGGACACGACGATTTCTTGCTGCTTGGTTCCTGCGGGGCCCGGAACGCAACGGGGTGAGAGGCAGCACGGCCTGAGGGCGCTCCCGGGCGCCTTGTGGTAAAAGCTTCTCGGGAATGAGAATTGAATGAGAATGAAATGACAATAACTGCAACTCATTAGCGTTTATTTACCGCCATAATTACTAATAAAAGAATGTAAAGTGGTGCGTTCACCACTAACAACGATGCTGGAGCATCTGGGAAACGATCACAGACTcgtagaatatcctgagctggatgGGTCCCATAAGgaacatcaagtccaactcctgggaTTAATCTTTGATTAATCTTTACAAAAGCTTTTACTcattttgatgtatttattttactgatttaCACATCAATTATTATCATACCAACTTGGCTCCCGCTTACCACCTTAATGCCTTTTCATTATCACCCTTTGCTTAGGAACTTAGTGCCCAGCCTGCGGTGCCGGGGGGCAGGGAAGGTAGATTTTTGGGTCACTTTCccatttacagaaagaaaacttcagtgGCAGGTAAGGAGCTGGAAGCGAACGAAACGCCCCCCACCAAACTTCCCTCCATCCTTCCACAGGTCCCAGCCACGCACttatgacaacaacaacaacaactccTGGGCACTCAATTACTACTATATGCACTAATTATGTACTAATTAAGTGCACAGAGACTTGTTCATTACGAACAATGATGCTGGAGCACCTGGGTGACGATGGAAACGCACCAAACTCCCCGTTACACCCCCAAacttccctccatccctccacACACCCCAGAGGAGGCGACCCCACCGCCCCAAGCCACCCAGACCCCGAGAGCTCCACCACCCCGCGCCCCGCagcccctttttttccttttttttccctttttccccctttttttttattttccagctacCTGAGAAGTTGCCGTGGATGGCATAGCTGATGCCCGTGGCGCGCTGCAGCGTCAGGTTGTACAGGAACATGGTGGCGGCGCTGCccccgcggccgggccgggcctaGAGCTGCACAGACGGGCACCCGTTAGACCCCCCCGCGGCCTACCCCCGGCCTAACCCCCCCCCAAAGCTTCCCTCAGCGCTatccccccgccgccgccccctaTCCCCAAAATGTCgcccctcccctcttccccccgGTCCCGGGATGCAGCCGGAGCGGCCGTACCGTGCggatggcggcgggcggcggcggatGGCGGCGGATGGGCGGCTGGCGGCCTAGGCGGGCTCCCCGCCGGCCCGCTCCGCCATGAGCCCCGCGCCTCCCGCCTGGGGGCTTTTTTCACGCGAGGCCCCCGCGGGTTGTGAGGGGAGGGCTGCCCGCCGCGCTGCCTGAGAGAAAATCCACCCCAAGCCGCCCTCTCCCCGCTCACGGAGGCTTCGAAAAAAATCCCCGGGGGTGTTCGGGGATTCAGGAAACCGGGAGGGAGGCGGGTGTGGGGTCGGTGGGCGgagaggggcggcggggggcgggcaGGCAGCGCGGGCAGCCCCGCGGGtaggggcggggaggggggaggaaggaggggccgaaccaagatggcggcgggggggggcatggagCGGGTCCGGGCACTGACCGGGctcggggagctgcaggaggcctacggggagctctgcagggaggaggtgggggataggggagggggaggggggggggaggggggagggggaggggggagggggaggggggagggaggaaaaagggggaagggagggaagggaaaggggagagggaaggtgaagagaaggggagagggaggggagaaggaggaggaaataagggaaggaaggagagaggcagggaaggaggaagggaaggagagagggagaggagaaggaggggaaaaggaggaaggaggaaaggggagagggagggaatgaggaggaaaggagggggaaggaaaggagaggaaggggagaggggaaggagagagggagggaggaaaaagggagggaaggaagaagtaagaaaggagggaagaaggataaagggagaggaagaggaggaaggaaatgaagaaggaagaaaggagagggagggaaggagagagggagaaggaggggaggagaaaataaagggggggaaggagagggatgaaaagaaggagagggaggaaatgaggaggaaaggagaggaagggagagggaaagagggagggagggaaggggagaggaaggagggagagaaggaagaaaggaggaaacaagggaggaagggagagaggaaagggaaggggaggaaggaaatgaaggagggagggaagaaggaaaaaagagggaggggggaggaaggagagagggaaggagagggagggaatgaggaggaaaggagaagagaaggaaggggagaagggaaagagagggaggaaggagggatagggaaggaaggagagaagaaagtaGGAAacaagggagaggaagaggaggaaggaaatgaaggagggaagacagaaaaaagggagggtgaggggagggaaaaagggagagaggaagggaaggagagaaggagacaaggaaaaaaggggtgagaggaaggagagagggatggggaggaaggaatgaaaggaaggagagagggagagaaggaagagggaggaaaCAAGAGGGAGGGaatgaggaggaaaggaaaggagaagagaaggaaggagaggaaggggagaggggaaagagggaaggggagaggaaggagaaagaggaggaaagtagagaggaagagaaggaaggagaggaaggaaataaaggaaggaggaaaaagggagggaagaaaggagggagggaaggagaggggagggaaaaagagagagaggaagggaaggaaggagggagagaaggagggaaaaagggaaaggcagagaaggtgagaggaaagaggaaaagggaaggaaggagagaaagaagaaaggaggaaataagggagagaggaagaggagggagggaaggaggcaaaggaaataaaaggaggagagagggagggatcAGGGAATtaggaagagaagaagggagggaaggaaagaagggagagaggaagggagggagggagggagagggggaaggaaggaggaagggaaaaaatgaaggggagagggagggaaagaggaacAAGGGAGGGAGGGTCGCTCGGTGCAGGTGCAGccaccagggctgggggtgccggtgacaaaaaaaaatcatattttgggGTTAAAACGAGAGCTTAGGAGCGGGTTCGCCGACACCTGAGCTCGAGGAAGCGCCAAAACCTCGCCtctggtgctgagcccctgccCCTCGCCCCGCAGCAAGccgtgcaggaggagctggaggcgcTGGTGGAGCAGCAGAGCGTGGTGGAGAACAAGATGATAGCCCTGCAGCGCATGGGGTCAGTGCCACAacgccctcctcttcctcaccagGGGGGGAAAGGGGCGTTCAtccccccccacggccccctcCAGGGCTGCCTGACTGCAGCTTGGCTCCCGAAATAAAAAACcggggctgggtttggggcGGGAAGGCAGCTTTTTAACACTTTGGTGTGTTTTGTGCGCAGCCCCAACCTGCAGCTGATCGAGGGGGACGCCCAGCAGCTGGCGGGGATGATCGCCTTCACCTGCAGCCTGGCCGAGAACGTCAGCAGCAAGGTCCGGCAGCTCGACCTGGCCAAGGTGGGTGCAGCACGGGGTTTGGGGCTCGGCATCCTCGGGCTGCGTGCCTGGGAAATAAACGGGGAAATaatggggaaatggggaaatCGGGGTGCTGGGAACGGCCTCggtgctgctgggtggtggCTTCTGGGTGTTGGAGAGAGTGAGAGTAAATAAAGCGTAGGATTTCCGTGTGGGGAGTAAATAACTTGGAGGATTTGCCACGTggcagctggctctgcagcccGTCCTCGTGGTTTCAGGGCAAGGAAGCTGGGGGTGGTGTGTGTCAGCCCTCTGTTCGCTGTCACCTTGCTGGGGGTGGTCGTTGTCCCTCGATACCCGGGCTGTCCTCTTCTTTGCAGGCTCAGAGGGTTTAGGTTCCAGCTGCTCAGCTCAAAACACGTCAAAATCAAATCATCAGAATCCATCAGATGCAGAGAAGCATCGCTTCCATCCgtttcttccatctttttccCCTCGTGTTGCCCTCTCCATCCTTTCTTCCCGCTTCTCCTTCCCAGCAGGAGAccccatttcttttcccttccttccagaACCGCCTCTACCAGGCCATCCAGCGAGCCGACGACATCCTGGACCTGAAGTTCTGCATGGACGGCGTGCAGACGGCCCTGCGGGGTGAGGATTacgagcaggcagcagctcacaTCCACCGCTACCTGTCCCTGGACAAATCCGTCATCGAGCTCAGTCGCCAGGGCAAGGAAGGTGAGGGCTGCTccaggggggtttgggggggggggtgcctCAGCTCAGCAGGCAAAGCAGGACACCCAAATATCGCAAACGTGGAGAATTAATTGAAGGAGAATCCTTAGCACAAGGTTTTTGATGGCAGCTGggtgaaaaaatacaaaggataaaagaagagagggaggaatGTGATGGCTGCGGGGTGATACcgcaaaaaaaaacagctgggcAGCAAGGAACGGGTTGGGTGATCCCTGCAGAACTGTCCTGGGTGGTTGGGTCACGTCCCCCATGTGAGAGCAACGTGCTGTTACCTCTGCCCTTCTTCGAGCAGGGGGCATAATCGATGCCAACCTGAAGCTCCTGCAGGAGTCGGAGCAGCGCCTGAAGGCGATCGTCACCGAGAAGTTCGACACGGCGATGAAGCAGGGAGACCTGCCCCAGGTGGAGCGCTTCTTCAAGATCTTTCCCCTGCTGGGCTTACACGAGGAGGGGCTCAGCAAGTTCTCCGAGTACCTCTGCAAGCAGGTGAGGGCTTCTGGGGCTGCGAAACACGCAGAGACCTGATCGTCTCCTGGGGAGAGCAAAATCCAACCTTGGCTGTGGCTTATTCGTCTTTGAAGCCATCGCTGGCCTTCAGCTCAGCtctctgcctgtccctgctgtcACACAGGTGGCcaaaaaagcagaggagaacCTGCAGCTGGTGATGGGGACAGACATGAGCGACCGTCGGGCTGCTGTCATCTTTGCAGACACCCTGACGCTCCTCTTCGAAGGTAATCTCCTCCCTCTTTGTGCAGCTGGCTTGGAAGCAGTCTGTGATGGGATCCATCAAtttaaacacttcagttttaattccAGGGGAGCATAAAACACCCTCTGAGCCACGGGAGGGGCACGctggagggatggggacacagaCAGATGTTTTCCCAGCCAGGAGAGGGCATTAAACAAGCATCTGTCCTACCCACAGCGTAGTGGGCTTGCAGAGGAATTTTTTGGCTTCCTCCAGGAATCACTCTTCTTGTTCCCTGCATCCTCAAGATGTGTGAAAACCCTGCAGGGTTTTCAGGCGTGCAGCTCCCAGACAAACAAATCAGACCCCTAAAAGCTGAGCAGCTGTTGATGGCCCCAGGCCTGGCTGTTCGAGGAGGGACGTGGCAGcttggaaagggaaaggaggagggggaataCGATTGCTGTGTGGGAGTGTCGCCAAGGCAGTAACTGAGATCCCGTACTGATGAACCCTCCTCCTCTATTGTGCCCGCTGCAGTTCCAGGCTGTGGCACTGCCAAGTCGCTGCCAGCCTGGCACCGTGCTGCTGCCGAAGGTCCTCAAAGCCAACTGGGCTTTCCTGGCAGGAGTGCCAGAAGTGGGAGCGGCACTAAGTcttgaggcagagggttggTGAGAAGGAAGCAGCCTTGGAGAGAGGCTTCCTTGGAGAGGAGCTTTGGCTCTGAGCAGGTCCTGCCCTCACTAGTGCACgatggagaggagcagagcttTCCTCGTGCTGCTTTTCCGAGCAGTGATGTTTTATAATTTGATCAGTGCTGGATGTGGCTGGCAGCTGCGTGCCCCGCCAGGTTCAGCCTGGACAGCGTCCTGCTGTGAAAGCTTCGCCCTTCCACACCTTGCACCTTGCTGGGGGGGATGCAGCTGCCCACATCCCATGGCAGGAGCTCTTCAGAGGTGGCTTAAACCCCGGGAGATGAGCACCACAGCCTTGTAGTAAGCAGGAGGGAAGCCAGAAGGCAGCGCATGCAGAGGGAAAGTGCTGTGGGAGAAGGGGTGGCGATGACAGAAAGCCCCTGGAGAGTGTGACCTGTTAATCCAGGCCCTGGCTGAGGACCTGTACGGCTCTGCTCTGGGTCCAGCCTGAAGGAGAGCTCCTAACGAGGCTGCCCCTGGCTCCTGGGAGAGCTGGGCCCACCCGGTCACCATCTCTCCTCCCGCAGGGATCGCTCGCGTCGTGGAGACCCACCAGCCCATCGTGGAGACCTACTACGGGCCGGGGAGGCTGTACACCCTCATCAAGCACCTGCAGGGAGAGTGCGACCAGCAGGTGGAGAAGGTGGTGGAGAAATTCGTCAAGGAGAGGGACTACCACAGGCAGGTAAGAGTGGGttgatcctgcccctctgcgGGGCCCTGCCTGCCCTAGGGGGGGAATTTGACCTCGTGTTTGGGCAGAAACCTTGCCTCACTCCATCCTTGTGATGGTTGAGGTGCTCCAGCCTGTAGCTGTCCTTTCTGTCACAGAGGAGTCACTGTGAGCGTGATAAGCAGACCCTGGGCACAGATTTATGTCCGTGAGGGTCTGCGGGGTGCTCTCAGCACACCCTGCCTTGCTCCTGCCCGAGGCAGGACTGCTGTAACATCTCACAGTCACATCCCTCGGTGCCTCCGTCGGTGTTCCCATCCCACAGCCCTCCCTGGCAGGCTCAGCTCTGTCCTGGAGGTAGTTCCCAGATGCAGTTCCCGGAGTGTCATCCTCCCTGGGTCACAGCACAAGAAGGGGCTGTTAGCTTCAGGTCAGCAGCAAACGCTGCGATGACTCCCATTTTGCACTTGCAGTTCCAGCAAGTTCAGAACAGCATGATGAGGAGTTCTGCGGAGAAGATTGAACCAAGGTAAAACAAAACCTCCTTCTGCTCTCTCATTTTCACTCTCATTTAGAGAACTCTTCCCATCTTCCCGAGGCTTTGTGGCTACTGAACCTTAGCGTCCATGCGCTAGGTACCCCTCACTGCCCTTTAATAAAGGCACCTTCCATGGTGGTGCTTTATTTTGCTGACTCCTTATTTGAGGTCTCAGCCTTGAACGTTGCTGGAGGGCTGGGAATATCACCGTACTCAAAGCACTGAGGCTTTATTTGGCTCTTCCACCACTTGTTGATGGGCAGAGTGCAGTCCTTGGAGCCCGTgaactggagcagctctccGGGCAGATAATTCATGGCGTAATTAGGAATAAATTTTTGGGTCCTTTCAATCTATACTGCTGCTGTGGTGACGCTGTAACACCGGCGTCTTGGTAATGAACTCGAGCAGCCTCAGTCTcccttcttgtctttttttttttttctttttaaactgctCCTGCCTCATttccagaaaaacacaaatccaGGCCCAGGAGCACGTGCACGGAGGTGGCAGGGACCGGGCGTTTCTAGCACCAGCCACGCAGGGGCCAAGACTCAGAGCAGAACcgaggcagggaggaggctgctggagggctCTGGTCTGACCTCCCGCTCCACACAGAGCTAATTTTGAGGTTGTCAGATTGCTCACCTTCCTGCAGTGATTTTATCATCATATTCTATGATGATTACCATAGACGGTAAGCCCCTTAAAAGGCAAATCCCTGAGATGGCAGCTGGCCCGTtgatcatgaaaataaaatgggaaataatCCCCAGGTGGGCTGGCGTCTCTTACTCAGGAAGATCTTCCTGGAATATGcctgtaggattttttttggtggcttCCCCCACATCCGAGGTCCGAGCTGCGTGCTTGGTGCTGGCAGAGTGCTGTCTGCCTTAAAGATGCGAGTCTCATGgctgggcacagagcagggaattgctgctgctgctgcaggaaccTGCTgtaaagcagctgctgctggcctggtTTGCCACCGGCTGCCTGACAGGCAAGCTGCTGAGCCAATCCATCCTGGTGGCACTCGGCTGCTTCCCAGCACAACTCATCCCCGTTTAATTCAGCGCACGGTGGCGAGCTGTCAAGGCTAGGAGCAGCTCTCCACGTAAACGAGCTCCCCAAATATCCTTCCAAGCATGGGCAGCATTGATCTCGGAGCAAAACAGAGAGCACTTCACGGGGAGAGTGGGTGTCCCTGCGCTCGATGTCTTGCTGCCCTGACTCTCGCTGTGCCCCCTTGCAGGGAACTCGACCCCATTTTGACAGAGGTCACCCTGATGAACGCCCGCAGCGAGCTCTACTTGAGGTTCATCAAGAGACGAATAACGGCGGACTTCGAGGTGGGAGACTCCATGGCCCCCGAGGAGGTGAAGCAAGGTAACGCCGGCAGCACCGACGCCCGTGGGCTCTGCTTCTCGTGGAGCTGTAGCACGAGGGGTCAGGGCAGCGTGGCACAGCTGCAGGGCCTCCCCAAAGCTGAGCAGTGAGCTTCCTGACAAAGCCCTACCCTAACCGTCCTCTGCACGGGGGCTTTTCAGACTCTGGTACATCTTAGTGAGGGAAGTTGGTTAGGTCACACAGGCTGCTACAGctctgccaggaaaaaaaatatctggctGCTGCACCAGGTGGCAGCACCCAGGCGCTGTATGACCACGGAGGAGGGCAAGTTGAAGGGAAACTCTTCGAGAAGATCGTGACCAGCAGTTGGCATCACCAGGGCAGGAGGCGTTCCCTGGTCGATGTTCTAGTCCAACATCATGGAGTTATTCCCTCTAATAGGAAACCAGCCTTAGGAGTGACTGCAGAGCAGAATAAACAACGTGCCCAAAGGAAAGGAGGGCCCTTTGGTCACCGTAGGCACAAATGCTAaaggcagaggctgcagggaaaacAGGTTAAGATTTTTGGTACTCCTTGGAGCTCTGAAATCAGGTGCATCCCCTGCAAAAGTCAgctcagctcttccagctccacGCTTTGAGGCCTGTGGTTTATTCCAGGTTGAGCTTTGCAGGTGTGTGCCCATCGGGTTCCCCCTCAGACAGGCAGCGAGGGGTTAGGTGGAGCTGCTTCCTGGCCCTCGGTCCAGCTGACGGTTCCCTCGGTGTTCTGCAGAGCATCAGAAGCAGCTGGACAAGCTGCTCAACAACTGCCTGCTGAGCTGCACCATGCAGGAGCTCATCGGCTACTACATCACCATGGAGCAGTACTTCATGAGGGAGACCGTCAACAAGGTGAGGCTCAGAGGGCGtttgcagcagcctgtgctccGTGCCCACACCTCCAGGAGGCCCCAGGGAGGGCGATGGGCACgcagcagagctgtggtggTTGTTGGGAAGGTCTGCCAGGGCCCCTGGCCTTGGAAAACAAGCGGGCTCCTCTCTTCCCTCGCTGGGCTCAGGGCGCTGAggctgctctccctgcaggcTGTGGCCATGGACAGCTACGAGAAGGGGCAGCTGACCTCCAGCATGGTGGACGACGTGTTTTACATCGTGAAGAAGTGCATCGGGCGGGCTCTGTCCAGCTCCAGCATAGACTGCCTCTGTGCCATGATCAACCACTCCACCACCGAGCTGGAGTCCGACTTCAGGTGAGGAAAAGACACCAGGTTCATTGTAACCTCCCTTTGTAACCTCCCTTCTCCTCGTGTCCTGCACACTGTGTGCTGTCTGATGGCCTTCTGTGCTCTCTGCCTTTGTCCCTCTGCTTTGTCATCTCTGGAAGGCGCTGGTAGGAAGCAGTGCTGGGCGTGctttcctcccagcagcagtgctcacCTGTAGGACAGGCAGCCAcggaagagaaaaaggaatttgATGGCACCGTGGTCACCCCCAGGCATTCTCTGGGTTGCCCGTGGGCCTGCTTGGTTGAATGATTGTCCGATGGGCTTTGGGGTGAGCCTGCTGAAATTGgcctgctgctgtttctcatcCCAGTGTGGGAGCAGAGAACTGACTGAAGCAACAGATTGCTGGCAGGATTTtgaggaaatatattttaaaattattttttaacctcaGCCTGGTGTCTTTCAGATGATGGTGGCAGGAGATACCTGCCATCCTCTGTCCCTCTGaaattccccttcccttttccaggctgcagctcagcccagcACGGCTCTGTTGCTTCTTGCAGTGCTTGCTCTAAGCCCCGTGTGTCCCGTTTGCCCCGCAGGGAGGTTCTGTACAACAAGCTGAAGCAGGGCTTCCCGGCCACCACCTTCCAGGACTTCCAGAGAGGGGTGACCAGCGCCGTGAACATCAtgcacagcagcctgcagcagggcaagTTCGATACCAAGGGCATCGAGAGCACCGACGAGGCCAAGCAGTCCTTCCTGGTGGGTTTGGAAGCTGTCCTGGTAAAAGAAGAGTTGAAATAAGGGGAAGGGCGATGGGGAAACTCACGGGAATGGGATCAGTGCAGCTGTCACAGTCAGAGAACCTGAAAACCTGTTTCAGGCAGCTTCACCTTCCCCTAGATGAGAGAATTTCCTGGCCCACGCTCAGCACTCTTCAATCCTCGCTTACCAGATGGGAAATTTTCCATTAGAGCAGGGTTGTCTGCTCCCCTTGGCATGCAGGATCCTCCTCTTGCCTTCTAACAGCAGCACCACAACTCTGTGCTTGAGCTGGCCAGAGCACAGCAGTGAGTGTTACAAATTCCCAGAGAGCTTTTGGAGGGCTGTTGCTCCTGTCCTCTGCAGCACAGCGTGTCCTTGCCTCTGGTGGGGACAAGACCCTGCTGGGAGGGGATTTCTGCCTGGGTCTGCTCCCTGCTTTCAGCCGGAGCTCCTGGGAGCGCTGGGGAGGAGCTGGCTCAGCCATGAGCTGCTGTGAGCCTACTGCACAGATTCCCTGGGCCTCCCACTGTACAAGGAgaagagggagcaggagggactGCTTTCGTTTCATTAAACTCGGTTATGGGTTTCGTGATGCAAAGCACTTGGAAGCGTCAGTTCTCCCTTTGGAATTCATCCTTCACCTGTCAGCTCGCCTCGTTCCCCCGGCTGCACAGAGCCCGGCCTTATTCTGACAGTCAGTTCGGCTCCAGCAGGTAGAGAACAGCCTGTTCGGGGAGGAGCAGATACTCGGCTGGCAGGAGGGGTGCTGAACTGTTGTTCTTCCCCTCCAATATTTCCATTTCAGGCTGTAGCTGTGAGCAGGGCACGGAGCAAGAGATGGGAAATTCCCGTGGTTTCTActtgcctttcttttccctccccaggtGACCTTAAACAACGTGGAGGTCTGCAGCGAAAACATCATGACCCTGAAGAAAACTTTGGAGGTGAGGTCTCGAttgtttgctcttttctctctgatCAGACTCCCGCGGGGTGGGGTAAAATAAGCTCTCTGGACTTGCTGTGCTCAAACTCCTGCTATCTTCGCCCTCCAGCCGTAGGAAAGCAATTTTGAGCTGGCAGAGCAATCCCTGGCTGATACCTCAGTGGTGTAGCTCAGCCTGGCTGGAAATACCAGCTCCTCTGTGGACCAAGCTGGCAGTCAGTGCAATAAAACCATTTTATTGTGGTTCCCTGGTGCTGCCTCAGGTAGCCTGGGGCTTCCTTTCTTGctgctctgtccccagcagctcctgccttgtTCTTGGTGGCTGTCCTGAAAACTTCAAGCCCGCTGCCAGGGCTGGGCGGTGaaggggcagaggggagcccaGGGGATTAACGAGCAACGTGCCCGGGGGTCTCTTCCCGCAGAGCGACTGCGCCAAGCTGCTCAGCCAAGGCTTCGGGGGCGAACAGGCACAGGCCAAGATCGAGAGCTGCCTCTCCGACATGGCTGCGGTCTCCAACAAATTCCGGGACCTGCTGCAGGTGAGTGCAGGGCGCTGCTGCCGGCCAATTCGGGGAGAGGGGAGGCAGCCCACGCCTGGTGGCCCGCAGCGAGGCCGTGTCTGGCTCCTGGTGTGCCGGCTGAGGGGTGCAGATGGAACCAAGCAATCCATTTTGAGGCACACAAGCGGATCCAGCCCGTGTGCACAGCTGCACCAGCTGGCAGCCGGGTGAGAAATGCtggaagcagctgcagaggcaggaggaacATCGTTCCCTTTGTCTTTGCTCAGCACAAAGCAGTGGTTGGTTGGTTCAGCGTGTTCAGGAGGAGAAATACTGGTGGCTCCTCCGTTCTCCTTGTGACCCAGCGTGCTGTCAGCCTGTCCCGAGCCCCATGGGGCAGAGGGAAGAAGGGCTGCTGGTAGAGAAGATCACAGGAAGATTACCAGTGAACCTTCATGAGGCCTGTGGTCAGCACTGGAATCAAACAGCTCGCAGATAAGGAGTAAAACTCTCCAGTCTGGTGTTAGTGCAGTATTAAAACTGTCTGCAAAGCACTCAGGAGGCTGAGCAGCGAGCTGCTGCGCTGCCTGAGTCACGCGCACATGCAATTTGCCTTGGAAAAGGGCAATTGCCAGCAGGGCCTGCTCAGAAATGCCAATTTGAGTTAAAAACTCTCATCAGATGCCAGGCAGCGTTGGTACCTGAATAGCTTCGTGCTGGGTGAGCTTTCTCGACATCGTGCTGAGCTAAATGGGGTGGCTGGCAGGAGAGGGCTTGCAGAGAGCTGTCGAGCAGTGGAGCGGAGTGAA from Anas acuta chromosome 10, bAnaAcu1.1, whole genome shotgun sequence includes the following:
- the COG4 gene encoding conserved oligomeric Golgi complex subunit 4 isoform X1, which translates into the protein MAAGGGMERVRALTGLGELQEAYGELCREEQAVQEELEALVEQQSVVENKMIALQRMGPNLQLIEGDAQQLAGMIAFTCSLAENVSSKVRQLDLAKNRLYQAIQRADDILDLKFCMDGVQTALRGEDYEQAAAHIHRYLSLDKSVIELSRQGKEGGIIDANLKLLQESEQRLKAIVTEKFDTAMKQGDLPQVERFFKIFPLLGLHEEGLSKFSEYLCKQVAKKAEENLQLVMGTDMSDRRAAVIFADTLTLLFEGIARVVETHQPIVETYYGPGRLYTLIKHLQGECDQQVEKVVEKFVKERDYHRQFQQVQNSMMRSSAEKIEPRELDPILTEVTLMNARSELYLRFIKRRITADFEVGDSMAPEEVKQEHQKQLDKLLNNCLLSCTMQELIGYYITMEQYFMRETVNKAVAMDSYEKGQLTSSMVDDVFYIVKKCIGRALSSSSIDCLCAMINHSTTELESDFREVLYNKLKQGFPATTFQDFQRGVTSAVNIMHSSLQQGKFDTKGIESTDEAKQSFLVTLNNVEVCSENIMTLKKTLESDCAKLLSQGFGGEQAQAKIESCLSDMAAVSNKFRDLLQEGVSDLNNTAIKPQVKPWINLFLSISHSIEEEEFSEYEANDPWVQQFIVHLEQQMTEFKAGLSPVIYDNLTGLMTSLIATELEKVLLKSSFNRLGGLQFDKELRSLIAYLTTVTTWTIRDKFARLSQIATILNLERVTEILDYWGPNSGPLTWRLTPAEVRRVLGLRKDFRDEDIKRLRL
- the COG4 gene encoding conserved oligomeric Golgi complex subunit 4 isoform X2, whose protein sequence is MIALQRMGPNLQLIEGDAQQLAGMIAFTCSLAENVSSKVRQLDLAKNRLYQAIQRADDILDLKFCMDGVQTALRGEDYEQAAAHIHRYLSLDKSVIELSRQGKEGGIIDANLKLLQESEQRLKAIVTEKFDTAMKQGDLPQVERFFKIFPLLGLHEEGLSKFSEYLCKQVAKKAEENLQLVMGTDMSDRRAAVIFADTLTLLFEGIARVVETHQPIVETYYGPGRLYTLIKHLQGECDQQVEKVVEKFVKERDYHRQFQQVQNSMMRSSAEKIEPRELDPILTEVTLMNARSELYLRFIKRRITADFEVGDSMAPEEVKQEHQKQLDKLLNNCLLSCTMQELIGYYITMEQYFMRETVNKAVAMDSYEKGQLTSSMVDDVFYIVKKCIGRALSSSSIDCLCAMINHSTTELESDFREVLYNKLKQGFPATTFQDFQRGVTSAVNIMHSSLQQGKFDTKGIESTDEAKQSFLVTLNNVEVCSENIMTLKKTLESDCAKLLSQGFGGEQAQAKIESCLSDMAAVSNKFRDLLQEGVSDLNNTAIKPQVKPWINLFLSISHSIEEEEFSEYEANDPWVQQFIVHLEQQMTEFKAGLSPVIYDNLTGLMTSLIATELEKVLLKSSFNRLGGLQFDKELRSLIAYLTTVTTWTIRDKFARLSQIATILNLERVTEILDYWGPNSGPLTWRLTPAEVRRVLGLRKDFRDEDIKRLRL